Proteins found in one Artemia franciscana chromosome 13, ASM3288406v1, whole genome shotgun sequence genomic segment:
- the LOC136034830 gene encoding uncharacterized protein LOC136034830 → MDEHKHLPVRLVSKKDKTVDLIRLPECQPKRSSLVSDFARSKSSVDSCGEYYQRGLSSSPFSMPRLQSTKLLQKQHEQVLTRPSKLSTNNDQITKAVDGACMNRYLNFPFKDRVFANLPSVEVNIEQIVKKAEFLLNKKAKESRPNFPKRDTEPKLSDYARPYVADVGAAERIEMPDLSEIIKELKTIDKETKLSSDTETNALDFYQDITRHSPISFHP, encoded by the coding sequence ATGGACGAGCACAAACATTTACCGGTTAGACTAGTgtcaaaaaaagacaaaaccgTTGACCTGATTCGCTTGCCTGAATGCCAGCCCAAGAGAAGTTCTCTAGTGAGTGATTTTGCAAGAAGTAAAAGTAGTGTTGATTCTTGTGGTGAATATTATCAGCGAGGATTAAGCTCGAGTCCTTTTTCTATGCCAAGACTTCAAAGCACCAAACTCTTGCAAAAACAGCATGAACAAGTTCTCACAAGGCCATCAAAGCTGTCAACTAATAATGATCAAATTACTAAGGCTGTTGATGGTGCTTGCATGAATAGATACTTAAATTTCCCCTTTAAAGACAGGGTTTTTGCTAATTTACCTTCTGTGGAAGTAAATATTGAGCAGATAGTGAAGAAAGCAGAGTTTTTGCTCAATAAGAAAGCAAAAGAAAGCCGACCAAATTTTCCTAAACGAGATACTGAACCAAAATTAAGTGACTATGCCAGGCCTTATGTTGCAGATGTTGGAGCTGCTGAAAGAATTGAAATGCCAGATCTCAGTGAAATTATTAAAGAACTGAAAACAATTGACAAAGAAACTAAACTTTCGAGTGACACTGAAACGAATGCTTTAGATTTTTATCAGGATATTACAAGGCACTCCCCAATTTCATTTCATCCATAA